The Antedon mediterranea chromosome 11, ecAntMedi1.1, whole genome shotgun sequence genome window below encodes:
- the LOC140062236 gene encoding monocarboxylate transporter 13-like, translated as MVNNYKSNLTKESMEKAVMANSVCDYERVCKFEEGDETLKKMIKPNGTIHHKTTIVYRIAEKSKLIISKYWNCLCVLAAAMLFVPVAGLIFNYNLISVCFKEEFESDAIITGWIGSAAISLVVISSPITVALFDRFGYRPIIIVGLALCSIGCIVTSFVQSAALLFLTYSISLGIGGNMVQFTSYNTILNLYRNSKCALATGTVGLGSALGMMVFPGILETLIEMLGWRVTFRIMAAIIMFNGLVCCIFLGSPSQSFETEDADEVFEKKVNPVKEIRMPMRRESFAQKSVSLLKELNAWLISTAFLFLGIAIVFFYVDLIGFLRSVGFDDEDGALFLTVMGGTELGGRVLCTLLGDHLPLAVSSSYGLASLVGAVPAVVLPFMANNFAGVLICIIVLSLARSLINTLWFPLCVEVFQPNQTSVGCTFLCVAFGIGNLLGSVIAGTLLDATGTYNATFYLCGVLHVSAMVLILIVRHRTRTSKHQLTETHRVKYLGSMMSIPALHQPQSHTEVYYIENIITTV; from the exons ATGGTCAATAATTACAAATCTAATCTAACCAAAGAAAGTATGGAGAAGGCCGTGATGGCGAACAGTGTCTGCGACTACGAACGTGTCTGCAAATTCGAAGAAGGAGACGAaacgttaaaaaaaatgatcaaaCCAAACGGAACAATTCATCATAAAACAACAATTGTTTACAGAATTGCTGAAAAGTCAAAACTGATCATCTCAAAGTACTGGAACTGCCTTTGTGTGCTGGCTGCTGCGATGCTGTTTGTTCCAGTAGCTGGGCTCATTTTCAACTACAATCTCATCTCCGTCTGTTTCAAAGAAGAATTTGAGAGCGATGCCATTATAACAG GTTGGATCGGATCGGCTGCGATCAGTCTTGTCGTTATCTCGTCGCCGATAACGGTAGCGCTCTTCGATCGTTTTGGTTATCGTCCGATAATCATCGTTGGTCTTGCGTTGTGTTCAATTGGTTGCATCGTGACGTCATTTGTTCAATCTGCAGCTCTTCTATTCcttacatacagtatttcacTGGGCATCGGTGGTAATATGGTCCAGTTTACTTCCTACAACACAATTCTAAACTTGTATCGAAACAGTAAATGCGCATTGGCCACCGGTACAGTAGGCTTGGGCTCAGCTCTAG GTATGATGGTATTTCCTGGCATACTAGAAACCCTCATAGAAATGTTAGGATGGCGTGTGACGTTCCGTATCATGGCCGCCATCATAATGTTTAACGGATTGGTATGTTGTATCTTTCTTGGCTCACCATCGCAGTCCTTTGAAACTGAAGATGCTGATGAAGTCTTTGAGAAGAAAGTAAACCCAGTCAAAGAAATCCGAATGCCAATGAGGAGAGAGAGCTTTGCGCAGAAGTCAGTTAGCTTGCTAAAAGAGCTCAACGCGTGGCTGATATCTACGGCTTTTCTGTTCTTAGGTATCGCCATTGTGTTCTTCTATGTAGACCTG ATTGGATTTCTGCGTAGCGTTGGCTTTGACGACGAGGATGGTGCTCTATTCCTAACCGTGATGGGAGGAACTGAGCTTGGTGGTCGTGTACTCTGCACCCTACTTGGAGATCATCTACCGCTGGCGGTTTCAAGTTCCTACGGGCTAGCTAGCCTCGTGGGTGCTGTGCCGGCAGTGGTACTACCGTTTATGGCCAACAACTTCGCCGGAGTGCTAATATGTATTATAG TTCTGAGCCTGGCGAGGTCTTTGATCAACACGCTTTGGTTTCCTCTGTGCGTTGAAGTGTTCCAGCCTAATCAAACTTCTGTTGGTTGCACCTTTCTTTGTGTAGCCTTTGGAATTGGAAATCTTCTTGGCTCAGTAATTGCAG GTACTCTATTGGATGCAACTGGTACCTACAATGCTACGTTTTACCTATGTGGTGTTTTACATGTTTCGGCAATGGTGTTAATCTTAATTGTACGTCATCGAACCAGGACTTCGAAACATCAGCTCACAGAAACACATCGTGTAAAATACCTTGGAAGTATGATGAGTATACCAGCTCTTCATCAACCACAGTCACACACCGAAGTCTACTACATTGAAAACATAATCACCACCGTCTAA
- the LOC140062476 gene encoding alpha-(1,3)-fucosyltransferase 7-like, protein MLCCRYMYEKQNRSGVDEMKLFWKYCTVILACLFSFTLLFSNVNFTIERVRRDDVHLYLPLGKYAGSRGEYFRLVAAHVEKEAAQIAIGIDLHSFHQIDAMPPPDYRTTTKSNSTLIEDFSVNTKTSQLQKKSKREVNNRAGEVRKRENTIVILDEFGMISESNPSKQTPPSSDDLEIKNRFYASNGVVKTLPKAKHNCFKKILLWEDRLRYNAPEAAGTFFCPDISCKVQVSYSNGSIDKISKADAVVIHHSAKKDLQKMITKRKVGQKWVLATRESPLQSSIEPPGNLRSVYDWVMTYRQGADFSLAWGYFDRGVPQWKEGVNRNWASGKNRFLAWNKSNCSDTPSSYIEFVSRLNKYMPVNIPQQCRLTDGNTEECQQSIRQFKFLLALENSECKDFITQTFWETALKNDVVPIVFGPPKSNYERIAPQHSFIHLDDFTKVADLVKYLKKLDNNDTLYNEYFLWKKEGKVVSTKESWTFNSRDKMCEVAGKLRNPGSNQPNIGLYDKIIGPWWKGSCAKRKLPG, encoded by the coding sequence ATGTTATGCTGTCGATATATGTACGAGAAACAAAACAGAAGTGGAGTTGACGAAATGAAATTGTTTTGGAAATATTGTACTGTGATATTGGCgtgtttattttcatttacGCTACTTTTCAGCAACGTAAACTTCACAATTGAGCGCGTGCGCAGAGATGATGTTCATCTGTATTTACCGCTAGGAAAATATGCCGGATCACGCGGCGAGTATTTTCGCTTGGTCGCTGCGCATGTCGAAAAGGAAGCGGCACAAATAGCTATTGGTATTGATCTACATAGTTTTCATCAAATTGATGCGATGCCACCGCCTGATTACAGAACGACGACGAAGAGCAACTCCACTTTAATTGAAGATTTTTCTGTTAATACAAAGACATCTCAACTTCAAAAAAAGTCAAAAAGAGAGGTGAATAATCGAGCTGGAGAAGTTCGCAAACGTGAAAATACTATTGTTATTCTTGATGAATTTGGAATGATTTCAGAAAGTAACCCTTCAAAACAGACTCCACCAAGCTCCGATGATTTAGAAATCAAAAACAGGTTTTATGCATCAAATGGTGTAGTCAAAACATTGCCAAAAGCAAAACATAACTGTTTCAAAAAGATACTTCTTTGGGAAGACAGGTTGAGATATAATGCCCCAGAAGCCGCGGGTACATTCTTTTGTCCCGATATTTCTTGTAAAGTTCAAGTAAGTTACAGTAACGGATCTATTGATAAAATATCCAAAGCTGACGCAGTTGTTATACATCACAGCGCAAAGAAAGACTTGCAGAAGATGATAACAAAGCGCAAAGTTGGTCAGAAATGGGTATTAGCAACAAGAGAGAGCCCCCTGCAATCATCAATAGAACCACCAGGCAACCTGCGGTCTGTGTATGACTGGGTAATGACTTACAGGCAGGGCGCTGATTTTAGCCTAGCGTGGGGTTATTTTGACCGCGGTGTACCGCAGTGGAAAGAAGGCGTTAATAGAAATTGGGCTAGCGGTAAAAACAGGTTTCTAGCGTGGAACAAATCAAATTGTAGCGACACGCCTTCTTCTTACATCGAGTTCGTCTCTAGGTTAAACAAGTACATGCCAGTTAATATACCGCAACAGTGTCGTTTAACTGATGGTAACACTGAGGAATGTCAGCAAAGTATACGACAATTTAAGTTTCTTCTTGCACTTGAAAACAGCGAATGTAAAGACTTTATTACGCAAACATTCTGGGAGACAGCACTAAAAAACGATGTAGTTCCTATTGTGTTTGGCCCACCGAAATCAAACTACGAGCGGATAGCTCCACAACATAGTTTCATACATCTTGATGATTTTACAAAAGTAGCCgatttagtaaaatatttgaaaaagtTAGACAATAATGACACTTTgtataatgaatattttttatggAAAAAGGAAGGAAAAGTAGTGAGTACAAAGGAATCTTGGACATTTAACTCTAGAGATAAAATGTGCGAAGTTGCTGGAAAACTTCGTAATCCGGGTTCAAATCAaccaaatataggcctatacgatAAAATCATTGGTCCGTGGTGGAAAGGCTCGTGTGCAAAACGAAAACTCCCAGGttaa